A region of the Chitinispirillum alkaliphilum genome:
ACGATATAGACACTGAGTATATCGACACCATCAATCATGCCTATAATCATTATTTCTTTCATTATACATCGTCTCCTCTGTTAATAATAAACACCAATGATATCGATTTTGTCAATGATATACAGGATCTCAATGAGCTTATAAAACAGATCGTCTCAGTTAAAACCGGCACTCATTACTATCACCCGCTTGGATCAAAAGACCGGTTACTGGTAGAGGAGAAAATGGCATCAAAGAATGCAGAAGTTGAAATCTGAAAAATAATACCACAACGAAAGGAAGGGTGTGAAAACCGTATCTTCTCCTCAGGAAATGAAAAATCTCTCCTTCACACTCCAGAAAAGCGGAAGCACCATAGGGCTTGTACCAACAATGGGCGCACTGCATAAGGGGCATCTCTCTCTGCTCAGTTTAGCTTCACAACAGACCGATGTAAAGGTGATGAGCATATTTGTAAATCCCACACAATTTGCTCCCGGAGAGGATCTGGAAAAATACCCACGCACTCTGGAGGATGACATCCGCAGGGCTGAGAATGCCGGGTGTGATATACTGTTTGTACCCTCTGTCTCAGATATGTATCCTGTGAATTATAGCACTTTTGTGGATGTGGAGAATATAGGGCAGCGTCTCTGTGGTGCAAGCCGTCCCGGGCATTTTCGGGGGGTTGCGACTGTGGTGCTTAAATTTTTCAATATCGTGAATCCACAGGTGGCAGTTTTTGGCCAGAAAGATGCCCAGCAGGTTATAGTGTTAAAACGTATGGTGCACGATCTCAACCTTTCTGTTCATATTGAGACCGGCCCGATTATCAGGGAAAATGATGGGTTGGCGCTAAGTTCCAGAAATGTTTATCTGACCAACTCCGAACGCAGGGAAGCATCACTGATCTATAAAGGGCTTATAAAGGCGCAGGCTGCTTTCCATAGCGGTACAGTAGATACATCTCAACTTCGCTCCCTGATTCTTGAGCTCTACGAGGGAGCTCTTTATCTCACCCCCGAATACATAGAAATCGTAGACACTCTCACACTCGAGCCCTTGGAGAGAATTCTGGATACTGCTTTGGTTGCAGTTGCATGCCGTACAAAACAGAGCGACACCCGCCTTATCGACAACATTATTCTGGGAGGTAAACTGTGAGTAATATCCAAGTTCCACTGATCTATAATCTCTTCCCCAGACATTTCGATACATTTGAGGAATGGAGCAGTGTGTTGCCTCAGGCAAAAAAGATGGGGTTCAATTCAATATTTATCAATCCTTTTCACCAAACCGGGTTCTCAGGAAGTCTGTATGCGGTTAAGGATTACTACAAACTTAACCCGCTGTTTTTAAAAGAGGGACAGAGTCCTTCTGATTTCACTCCGCTGAAAAAGTTCATTACCAGGTGTCAGGATATGGGTTTGATGCCTATAATGGATCTGGTAATAAACCATACGGCATTCGATTCGGTGCTGACAGAGAGCAAGCCTCAGTGGTACAGAAGGGACGAGAAGGGGGAAATTATCTGTCCTTACGCGGTGGATCCGGCTGATCCTTCAAACGTGCAGGTATGGGGAGATCTTGCCATGATCGACAACCACTTCTCCACAGACAAGCAGGGTCTTTGGGATTACTGGGATAAGCTGGTCTCTTTTTACCAGGATCTGGGGATATTGGGCTATAGGTGTGATGCGGCATATCAGGTACCCGCATCGCTGTGGAAATTTCTTATCTCTGCGGCAAAGGAAAGGGATAAAAATACCCGGTTTTATGCTGAAACGCTGGGTTGTCAGGTAAGTGAGGTTGAAGCTTTGGGTGATGTTGGGTTTGATTATCTGTTTAACTCATCAAAATGGTGGAATTTTGATGCTCCCTGGGCTCTGGAGCAACATGATATATTCAAAAAGTTTGCTCCTTCAATCGCGTTCCCTGAGTCACACGATACTCCACGTCTTGCTGCTGAGCCACCCGGTACAGAGGCGGTACAGAAGTGCAGATATGCTTTCGCTTCTGTTTTCTCTGAGGGATTGATGATGCCGATGGGGTTTGAGTATGGAGCAAAAACCAGAATGAATGTGGTCGAAGGTACTCCGGAGGATATGGATAAACCAATATGGGATCTTACTGGCTGGATCGGGAAAATAAACAAACTGAAAACAAGTATGCCGGTTCTTGCCGAAGAGGGAACATGGAGAAATATTTCCGGTTATCGTTTTCCCTACATATTTCTCGAGAAATCTTCTCTCAAAAATGAAAAACCGGTCTATTTCTGCATTAACAAGAATTTTACCGCAGAGACACGGGTTGAAGACTGGGCGATTCCCGGAGAGATCAAAAACTGTTCTGCGGTGATTGATATGCTCTCCCCTGAACTGGAGGAGCAACCTCTACCCCCGGCGTTTCTGCTGGAACCTGCAGATATAATTATGTTTAAATAAAAAAAATCTGCAAGTTCACCGCAATTGCAAATGTGCTTTTACCAAAATGTGATTGCGGTGAACCAATCATGCCCCTTTAGGAGCTGCTAAGTTGCCCTGGAAGTGATGTTTATCTATATTTTACCTGATGCAGCGGCCGTTCATTGTTGAACAGTTCACAAATTCTGCAATATTACTCATACCTGAGCGCACTAGATAATTCAGAAGTATTGCAATTAAATAAGTAAAAGAAACAGTTCCTCTGATAACTTATTGAAGGCAGATGTCTGAATAAAGCATCTGCCTTTTTTATTAAGGCTCGGGGCTGAAATGTTGACTGTTGCAAAGTACACATTGATATGCTTTCTGCGGACTCGAAGGGGCTTAATTAGCACTGCTCCCGGCTTCGGCCCCCCCCCAAAAAAAAATATATGTAATTTGTTAAACTGCGCAGAGGATATGCTGCAGACGTGCTAATAGTGCAATGCACAATTACCTAACCGCTATCTAATTTCAAACTAGAATGGCTTCATAAATCAGCACTTCTGTATAAACGAAAATGCATCTCTAATAATGGGGACTTGACATAAATATGCCCTTGGCTCTATTTTGTATGGTGATTAGCACCTCTACAATTTTCAAACCATTGACCTGGTTTCAGATGGAAAATTGAAATGAAAAAAAA
Encoded here:
- a CDS encoding Pantoate--beta-alanine ligase, translated to MKTVSSPQEMKNLSFTLQKSGSTIGLVPTMGALHKGHLSLLSLASQQTDVKVMSIFVNPTQFAPGEDLEKYPRTLEDDIRRAENAGCDILFVPSVSDMYPVNYSTFVDVENIGQRLCGASRPGHFRGVATVVLKFFNIVNPQVAVFGQKDAQQVIVLKRMVHDLNLSVHIETGPIIRENDGLALSSRNVYLTNSERREASLIYKGLIKAQAAFHSGTVDTSQLRSLILELYEGALYLTPEYIEIVDTLTLEPLERILDTALVAVACRTKQSDTRLIDNIILGGKL
- a CDS encoding Alpha-amylase, whose amino-acid sequence is MSNIQVPLIYNLFPRHFDTFEEWSSVLPQAKKMGFNSIFINPFHQTGFSGSLYAVKDYYKLNPLFLKEGQSPSDFTPLKKFITRCQDMGLMPIMDLVINHTAFDSVLTESKPQWYRRDEKGEIICPYAVDPADPSNVQVWGDLAMIDNHFSTDKQGLWDYWDKLVSFYQDLGILGYRCDAAYQVPASLWKFLISAAKERDKNTRFYAETLGCQVSEVEALGDVGFDYLFNSSKWWNFDAPWALEQHDIFKKFAPSIAFPESHDTPRLAAEPPGTEAVQKCRYAFASVFSEGLMMPMGFEYGAKTRMNVVEGTPEDMDKPIWDLTGWIGKINKLKTSMPVLAEEGTWRNISGYRFPYIFLEKSSLKNEKPVYFCINKNFTAETRVEDWAIPGEIKNCSAVIDMLSPELEEQPLPPAFLLEPADIIMFK